One Patagioenas fasciata isolate bPatFas1 unplaced genomic scaffold, bPatFas1.hap1 Unplaced_6, whole genome shotgun sequence DNA segment encodes these proteins:
- the LOC139826897 gene encoding zinc finger protein 541-like — MSPAALMSRRNPGNALLFRALAGRLSRSAASRSESLWFSAEPRGFGADRSTMMPQINVGSGFQAELPALRDPAQAQQDEERAELVWKPWGDMDTDPQAPDPGIARIGCLAHPTWAPGGSSLLLGLPTLPFG, encoded by the exons atgtcaccggcggcgctgatgtcgcggcggaaccccggcaacgctttgttgttccgagccctcgcagggcgtctctcccgctctgccgcgtctcggagcgaatccctgtggttttcggccgaaccgcgcggtttcggtgccgatcggagcacgatgatgcc gcagatcaacgtggggagcggcttccaggcggagctgccggccctgcgcgacccagcgcaggcgcagcaggacgaggagcgcgcggagctggtctggaagccctggggggacatggacaccgacccgcaggcgcccgacccaggtatcgcacgcattgggtgcctggcccaccccacctgggccccgggggggtcgtcgctgctcttggggctcccaacgctgccttttgggtag